A genomic window from Silene latifolia isolate original U9 population chromosome Y, ASM4854445v1, whole genome shotgun sequence includes:
- the LOC141631378 gene encoding uncharacterized protein LOC141631378 has translation MLRVWSPQGKVVGSVVDARQRIFIFRFEDVRDKGKVLDGQPWHFDKYVWCFNEPNAEGNLMETPLYYMPLWTRIYDLPIKGRTNEDNVRRLGEQLGKFVAKDEMLYPEMERSVRLRILHNIRKPLKKFVEVRMPSGKVNSFDVKYEKLPLFCYGCGVLGHGEKECEHGPYQEDELMYGDVLRASPRRREGGWRGRRQ, from the coding sequence ATGCTTAGGGTGTGGAGTCCGCAGGGTAAAGTTGTTGGAAGTGTGGTGGATGCGAGGCAGAGGATCTTTATCTTCAGATTCGAAGATGTGCGAGATAAGGGTAAGGTTCTTGACGGACAACCTTGGCACTTTGATAAATATGTATGGTGCTTTAATGAACCCAATGCTGAAGGGAATTTAATGGAAACCCCGCTCTACTATATGCCGCTATGGACGCGTATTTACGATCTTCCTATTAAAGGTCGTACGAATGAGGATAATGTAAGGAGGCTAGGGGAGCAACTGGGTAAATTTGTGGCTAAGGATGAGATGTTATACCCTGAGATGGAGAGGTCAGTTCGATTACGTATTTTGCATAACATTCGTAAGCCTCTTAAAAAATTTGTTGAGGTACGGATGCCGTCTGGCAAAGTTAATTCCTTCGATGTCAAGTATGAGAAGCTGCCGTTATTCTGTTATGGGTGTGGGGTGTTAGGTCATGGTGAGAAGGAGTGTGAACATGGTCCATACCAGGAGGATGAACTTATGTACGGGGATGTGTTGAGGGCATCACCAAGGAGAAGGGAAGGTGGGTGGCGTGGCAGAAGGCAGTAA